A genome region from Deltaproteobacteria bacterium includes the following:
- a CDS encoding DUF3047 domain-containing protein: MKRTVTLIVSLLLFMAFIPAAGCKKAEEPKKPEVSVLPTAPVPPGISTPPSSPEKPESPAAPSATVTSVPPTTPAPGEPAVAPPGSVTPAKPADKDSILVAGFNSAQMEKGAPTEWLLDRRRGTPFLKLEKGSEGYCLHMRSNNESSFGVKRGIKVDIKEYPYLHWRWKVDRLPDGGDVRKTDTDDQAVQLYVAFTPTGFPAALNTPVLGYIWDNEAPKGWTGRSKQIGGGKLKYVVVRNKTDQLGQWYTEKRNIYEDSKKLLKESKGGETPGLTHGVQFYINSQNTRSAAESYICEVYFSKN, from the coding sequence ATGAAAAGAACAGTTACTTTAATCGTCTCTCTGTTACTCTTCATGGCATTTATTCCTGCGGCAGGTTGCAAAAAAGCCGAAGAACCGAAGAAGCCTGAGGTATCTGTTTTACCGACAGCACCAGTTCCACCGGGAATTTCAACTCCTCCTTCAAGTCCGGAAAAACCGGAATCTCCAGCAGCCCCGTCTGCAACCGTGACTTCCGTTCCACCAACGACACCTGCTCCCGGCGAGCCGGCTGTTGCGCCTCCAGGCTCGGTTACACCCGCGAAACCGGCAGATAAGGATAGTATCCTTGTTGCAGGATTTAATTCTGCCCAGATGGAGAAAGGCGCTCCCACGGAATGGTTGCTGGACAGAAGAAGGGGCACACCTTTTCTTAAACTTGAAAAAGGGTCGGAAGGCTATTGTCTTCACATGCGAAGCAATAACGAATCATCCTTCGGTGTAAAAAGGGGGATAAAGGTTGATATCAAAGAATATCCTTATTTACATTGGAGGTGGAAGGTTGACCGGCTTCCGGATGGCGGCGATGTGAGAAAAACCGATACGGATGACCAGGCGGTTCAGCTCTATGTTGCTTTCACGCCGACAGGATTTCCAGCGGCGTTAAACACCCCCGTTCTTGGTTACATATGGGATAACGAGGCTCCTAAAGGCTGGACAGGCAGAAGTAAACAAATCGGCGGAGGGAAATTGAAATACGTCGTTGTCAGGAACAAAACCGATCAACTGGGACAGTGGTATACGGAAAAGAGAAATATATACGAGGATTCCAAAAAGCTCCTTAAAGAGAGTAAAGGCGGCGAGACTCCGGGGCTCACTCATGGGGTCCAGTTTTATATCAATTCACAAAACACCAGGAGTGCGGCGGAAAGTTATATATGTGAAGTTTATTTCAGCAAGAACTAA